Below is a window of Oceanispirochaeta sp. DNA.
TGAATCCTCCCAACACATGGGAAGATATCCTTAAAGCTGCTCAATATTTTTATCAACCCGACAAAAACCAGTATGGAATTCTGGTAGGAACAAAGCCCGAAGCCTATGCTGAACAGTGTTTTACCCAGTTTGCCATGTCTAATGGTGCTGGTCTCTTTGATAAAGACGGAAATCTGGTTTTCAACACGCCTGAAATGAAAGAAGCCATCGAATATTATGCAGAAGTGGCAAAGTATAATCCTCCCGGACCTCAGACCTGGAGAGCCCGAGACTATTATCTTCAGGGAAGAATGGCTATGTTCTTTTATTCAACCTACATCATGGATGACCTGGCCATTGCTGAAGTCGCAGCCGGTTCCCTTACCAGTGAAAACTTTAATGATCTGGCGGGTACCAGTTTTGATCCGGATCTTGTTGAAAATACAAGAATGGCTTCTACCATCAGTCATACTGAAGATGCCGGATTCGGTGTTGTTGTTTCTCTTTCATTGCCCGATCAGGGAGATCCTGCCAAGACAGAGGCGGCAAAAAAATTCCTGCGTTACCTCTATACTCCCAATGCTTATATTACCTGGCTTCATATGGCTCCCGGCGGGATGAATCCTGTATTAAAAGATATTGCTGTAAATGCAAGATTTCAGAATGATCCTAAAGGGATTTTCAACCACTATGGAACCGAAAAAATGGCCGAAATCATTGACGGACTGGATAACATTGAAACTTTCAGTATTGTAGACGGCAATAGAATTGCTGCTGCCAGTTCTATTTATTCTCAACAGATCATACCTCAAATGCTGTATAAAATTACACAGGAAGGTATGAGCGTAGACAAAGCTATGGTCTGGGCTGAAGAAGAAATGAGAAAGCTTCAGTAAACCTGTTTCTTTTCGTATCTCTGAATACTTCAGAGATTCTCTTTAAACCAGTTGAGGAGGGGCTTGTTTGCAGGCCTCTCCTTCCGGAGCAATTCCTATGACGACAATCTTTCCCTCCAAAAAATTAGGACAAAAGGAAAAGGAAATCCTTTTAGGTTGGGGACTCGTGTTTCCTGCCGTTTTTGTCATCCTTTCCATGATCCTTTATCCTATCATCTATAATATTTATTTAAGCTTCTTCGATGTAAATCTTCATGAGGGAAATACATTCATAGGTCTGGAGAATCACAAAGCAGTCCTGATTGATCCTTTCTTCTGGAAATCAGTGATGACCACTGTGATTTATGTTTTTTTTACAACCATAGGAACCACTCTCTTCGGTCTGATCGTCGCCATTGCTATGAATCAGGAATTTCCTTTAAGAGGTCTTGTCAGAAGTCTCGTCCTGTTTCCCTATGTTGCTCCTGTCATTTCGGTCGTTTTTGCATGGCAGTTTATATTTGATCCGGTCAACGGGATTGTTATGGATGTGCTGGTGGAGCGTTTGGGATTCCTGAATGAGAGAGTCAATTTGATCGGGTCTCCCAGTTCTGCTGTCTGGGTGGCTATTGTTTTCAGTATATGGAAAAATTTCCCCTTCACCTACCTCATGATCCTGGCAAGACTTCAGGGTATTGATAACAACCTTTTTGAGGCTGCTGAAGTGGACGGTGCATCGGGGTGGGAAAAATTCAGGTTTATAACTCTTCCTGAAATCTATTTTGTTACCGGTTCCATTATTCTGTTACGGGTCATCTGGAATTTTAATAAATTTGAAGAAATCTATCTGCTTACAACAAATGTAAAGGTATTGTCAATATACACTTACTTTAAAGCATTTGTCGGTACAATGGATATGGGGCAAGGGGCGGCTCTCGCTCTCATTCAGTTTATCCTGCTCATCGGTTTTATCCTTATATATGTTAAGAAGGTCCTCAAATGGTAAAAAAACGGAGCACTCTCAGATCTTTCGGATTCTTTATGCTTATTCTATTTATTGTCTTATTCTGTATTTTTCCATTTTTTCAGATGCTATCCATCTCTTTGAAATATCAATGGGACTGGGGAAATCCATCACTGATTCCTACACAGGTCAATACAGATGCTTACAAGGAATTGCTCAATATCGGACAAGATTTGAAGAATGTTCCTGAATCAATTCTTGAACTTCTTGAAAATACACCCGACATGTCAAAGAATCAGAAAGACACAATCCTGGCAAAATACAGGAACAGCGGGGATGTCTTTCCCTTTTTAAGGTTTTTTATGAATTCTCTGATCCTTTCGGGTGTAGCGGCGCTTATCTCCGTCATTATTGCCATATTCGGAGCCTATGCTTTCAGTAGACTGAAGTTTCCAGGTAGGGCAACAATTCAAAGAGGGGTTCTGTTTGTTTATATGTTCGGGGGAATCCTATTGTTAATACCTCTGTATAAAGTCTGTGTCAGTCTTGGATTTCTGGCAACAAAAAGCGGCACCTTTTCAGCTCTGCTTGTGATCTATATGGTGCAGACACTGCCGGTCTCACTTTATATGCTGGCGAACTTTTTCAGAACTATTCCTTATTCAATTGAAGAAGCTGCGATGATAGAAGGTGCCAGCAGGATGGGGACTATCTTGAGGATCATAATTCCTCTGTCTATTTCGGCTATTGTGACAGTTTATATCTATTCTTTTATGATAGCATGGAATGAGTATCTCTTTGCTTCTGTATTTTTAAAGGGTTTCAAAGACCTTTATACTCTTCCTATGGGATTAAGAGCTCTATTTGTGTCTAAAAATGCCGTATGGGACAGAATTATGGCTGCTTCCGTATTGACGGCTACACCAGTTATCGCTTTGTTCATGTTCATACAGAAGAATCTGGCCGGCGGATTGTCTGAGGGCGGGGTAAAAGAATAGAAAATCTGATAATCAATAGGCATACACCGGGACATGGTTCCGGTTTTTTTATATACTCTTCAGGATAGAATAAAAATATTGAATAATAGGGCAAATGAGTATAATGAATCAGAAATTTAGACTGGCTGTTGTGTGCGGCAAACTGGGCGATGTTGACGGAGTTTCTCTCGAGGTCGATAAATGGATTCAAGTTTTAACGGCTCTTGGTCATGAAATCTATACCATTGCCGGTTCATACGCGGCAAATCTGACCCTGGTACCCGAAGAGAGAAGGCTGACTGTACCTGAGCTGTGTTTTGATTCAGAATTTCAGAGATCCATCGAACTCATGATGTTTCCTCATATCATTCCTGGAAACAGGAGTAATCAAAATGAAAAGAAAAAAAAGGAAATCCTTGAGGATCTCGATTACAGAGGGGCAGAAGCTGCCGATGGTATCCACCAGTTCATTCTTGAACATAAGATAGACACCCTCATCGCCCAGAACACAAATGCCATGCCCATGACTCTGATTGGCGGAATGGCCGTCTATAAACTGGCCTCAGAATACAAGATGGGGGTGATTTTTCATCATCATGATTTCTGGTGGGAAAGGAGCCGATTCAGCGGCAATCATATGGAAGATCTTCTCAAAGAGATCATGCCGCCCTCGGATCCCTCGCTGGAGCATGTTGTTATCTCCTCCTATGCGGCTCATAACCTGAGGACCATAAAAAGGGTCAATCCCCACATCATCCCCAATTGTGAGGATTTTAATAACTCTCCCGTGAAAGATGAATACAACAGCAGTTTCCGTTCTGATCTGGGTTTCAGTAACGATGATATATTGTTTTTACAACCTACCAGAATCATTCCCCGCAAAAGGATTGAAGACTCCATACTGCTAGTCTCCCAGTTTCAAAAAAAATACCCCGAATTGAAAGACCGTATCCGCTTTATTATCTCCCTGTATCAGGGGGATGAGCTGGATGACAGCTATATCACGGGTATCCAGTCTCTGGCAGAGAGGGAGGAAGTCCGGCTGGAGTTGATTGCTCATCGTGTGGCTTCTGTCAGAGGAGTCGATAAGGAAGGACGAAAACTGTATACCAACAGGGATGTTCTCGTTAATGCCGACTTTGTGACCTATTTGCCTATCTGGGAAGGATTTGGGAATGCCCTATTGGAAACAGTAGCCGCCAGGGTCCCTCTCGTTGTTGCCACCTATCTGGTTTATAAGACTGACATCATGAACCGGGGGCTGGAATGTGTGGAAATCCGTGATGATTACGATGAAAAGGGCAGTCTGATAATACCCGCGAACAGTCTGCAGCAGATTTATCAGATCATTCATGATCCCGGAGTGAGGACCATGAGAACTGAAAACAGCTTCAATGCCATGAAGAAGGCTTTCGGTATGCCTGTTCTGGAAGAGAAGCTGTCGAAAATTCTGGAGTCCTATGGTGATGAAATCATGGCATCCCGCCGTCGTTTGTCCAAGAAGAATGCCACTTTTTCTGTATAAACCGTCTATTGGGGCTTTGTTCCACAGATACCGATATGAGAATTAAGGGTCACCATGGTCCGAATCTCTCTGAAACCGCTGTCCCGGACTTCTTCAATGATTTTTTTCCCGGAGATACGGTTTTTGAGAGGCGGGCCGGCATCCAGAACCGGTTCTTCTTTTTCCCAGTCAATAATCAACAGTTTTCCATCGGGTTTTAATATACGGAATACTTCGGCAAGAAAAATATCCCGGTCTTCCAGTTCATGATAGACCGCAATATTCCACAGGGCATCCACAGAATTGTCTGCCAGAGGGATTGTATTCCCCCTCAGAAGCATCGGCGAGACAGTATCGGGCATATGTTCCTGGAGGTAATCAATCATCTCGGGCTGTATATCCATGGCATGAATATCTGCTTCCGGGGCAAATACTGCCATTCGTGAGGTGAAAAATCCGGTGCCGGCACCAAAATCCACCAATACCTTGGGATTCTTCAGGTTCAGGAATGTCCAGATTTCCCGGGGAGGCAGCCAGTTCAGCCTTACCGGATCATTCAATTTATGGAGTTTGTCAGTGTTAAATACTTTTTTGTTCATATTATTAAAGAGTATACATTCTGAAAGCACTTTTTTCCTCTTTCTCTGTTTGTTTCTAAAATTGTCAAGTTGCCAAAATAGCCGACAAGTGGTACAAAACAGATAGTATTATGAAAAATAAGAGCAGAACCACTGAATTTATGGGTGGAGCCAGAGGGGCTATTCCTCTCTTACTCGGGACGGCTCCCTTCGGTCTGATATACGGGGCACTGGCTGTGACCGCCGGTCTCTCCAATGCAGCCGCCATGGCCATGTCTCTCTTTGTCTTTGCCGGTTCCGCTCAGTTTATTGCCGTGGGACTTGTGGCCGCTGGTGCTCCTGTGGTTATAATTATTTTTACAACCCTTGTAGTGAATCTGAGACACATGCTGTATAGCGCCACTCTTCTTCCCTATTTGAAGACTCTTCCTCAGAGATGGAGAATCCCCCTGGCATTCTGGTTGACCGATGAGGCTTTTGCCGTCTCCGTTGTCCGGTATAGGCAGGAAGATGATTCTCCCTTGAAACACTGGTATCAACTGGGAGCATCACTGGGTATGTATTTTAACTGGCAGTTCTGGTGCGCCCTGGGGCTCATCCTTGGAAGCCGTATTCCCGATGCAGCCTCCTGGGGACTGGATTTTGCTATGCCCGTCACTTTTATCGGAATGACTATTCCCTTTGTTAAAAATAAAGCCTCCCTTGTATGCGTAATAACAGCAGGGGCTGTATCGCTGATGACCGGTTTCCTCCCTTTTAAACTGGGACTGATCCTCGCGGCTCTGGCAGGTGTCGCTGCGGGTCTTCTCACTGAGAGAATGGTGAAGATAAAAACCGGTTTGAAGGAGAACGAAGCATGAGCCTACAGGAAGCTATCATGATTGCCGGTATGCTGGCTGTCACATTTTTGGTCCGTTATGTCCTGCTGGCAATGGCCGACCATTTTCAAATGCCCTCCCTGATGGAGCGGGCTTTGTACTATGTTCCACCCGCCGTATTAACCGCGATCATCCTCCCCTCTGTGCTGCTTCCTCAGGGCCGTTGGGATATAAGCTGGGGTAATGCCTACATCTTCGGTTCTCTCGCGGCTCTGGGGGCAGGGATCCTTATGAGAAAGCACACCCTTATGGCCTCTATCATCTGCGGGCTGTTCGTCTTCTTCTTATGGAGATTCCTTTTTTCCTGAGAACCCCTGTTCCAATAATAAATAAAAGAGGATTGAAAACATGAAAGTCAGAAATTTGATGGAAAAAGATGAGACCGCCCTCAAAGAGATCATCCATCTCGCAAATCCCCATAGCCTGAATCATCCCCAGCCCGATTTGATCTACAAACGCTGGGGGGAATACTATTTCCAGAACTGCCGGGATCATTGCTTTGTCGTTGCTGAGGAGACCCGCGACCGGGCTGTGGGAGTGATCCTCTGTGCTCCAGACACGAGAAGCTACCAGAAGGATTTTAATCAAAATTACTATCCTTCCCTTCAGAGAGATCTGGATGAGCTGGACCGGAGAATCCCCGGAATTTTGAAGGAGTTTGAACTGGAGTACTACAGAAAGAAGGAAGCCCAGGTTCAGGATTGGCTACATCCCGTTTTGGTCAGAAAGATCTACCGGGAGTATCCGGCCCACCTCCACATCAATATCCATCCTGAATATCAAAGGCAGGGACTGGGCCATCTGCTGGTGGATCAATTGCTGACTCATCTCAAGGAACAGGGTATTTCCGGGCTGCATCTGATTGTGAGTTCTGATAATCAAAAGGGCATCAGTTTTTACAAAAAGTATGGTTTCAGGTCTCTCTTTGAGATTCGTCCCAGGGGAAAGACCGGCATCATTTACGGTCTGAAAACTACCCATTAATAAAGATTTCTTATTAATCCGGCATACCCTATTTTCAAATTTTTTGTTTTCAATAGTATATCAAAAAACTATTATCTTTGTTCTTTTAGCTTGCCATGTGTGTTTTATCATCTTTTTAAAATAATCACATTCAATGGAAAGACTCACCAACACAAGGCCCTGAGGCCTTGCACAGAGTATGACACCAGGGCTGTGCTTCAACCCCGGTGTATATTGGAGGAAAAATGGATTCCTCTGTAGAAGTAAAAGAAATGTGTCCCATTACCAGAGGACTCAAGTACTAATCTTCTCCCATTCCAATGGAAGGGATCATCCAGGAATGTCTGATTGAAACAATCGGCTGCTCTGGAATGACTCATACCACCGCCATGGCTTCAGAGCTGCTCACAGGGAAAACCATCCTGGAAGCCCTCAACACAGACCTCATCTGTGATGCCATCAACGTGGCCATGCGGGAGCTGTTTTTGCAGATCGCCTACGGCCGATCTCAGACTGCCTTCTCCGAGGGGGGACTGCCCATCGGTGCCGGTCTGGAGGACCTTGGAAAAGGCCTTGTTTCCCAGGTGGGAACAACCTACGGAACTATCGCCAAGGGAGCCCGTTACCTGAATCTTGCCGAAGGGTATATCAGCAAACTGGCTCTGGATAAAAATGATGAGATCATCGGGTATGAGTACGTAAAGACCGGGCCCATGATGGACATGATTGTCAAAGACGGAAAAGATGCCAATGAAGCGGTAAAGGCCTGTACCAACAGCTATGGTCGCTTTGCCGAGGGTGTCAAGTTTGTTAACCCGAGACACGAGTAGGGAGGAGCAGAAATACTATGGCACTGTTTGAAAGTTATGAAAGAAGAATAAAACAGATAGATGTTGTCCTCAAAGAGAACGGCATTGGGTCTTTGGAAGAAGCCAGAAAAATCTGTACGGATAAAGGCTTTGATCCTTATGAGATTGTAAAAAAGAACACAGAATATCGCCTTTGAAAACGCCAGTTGGGCCTATGTCATGGGTGCGGCAATTGCTGTGAATAGAGGCATCACCAAGGCCAGCAAGGCGGCGGAAGTTCTGGGAAAAGGCCTTCAGGTGTTCTGTATCCCTGGTTCTGTTGCCGACCAGAGAGACGACGGCATCAGTCACGGCCAGCTGGTGTCCCGCCTGTTGAGCGAAAAATCCAACTGTTTCTGCTTCCTTGCAGGACACGAGTCTTTTGCGGCCGCAGAAGGGGCCATCAAGATCGCTCAGAACGCCAACACCGTCAGAACAAACCCCTGAGGGTCATCCTTAACGGTCTTGGTCAGGACGCGGCTTATCTGATCTCCAGGATCAATGGTTTTAACTATGTTGAAACAAAATTTGACTATGATAAGGGAACACTGGCTGTTTCCATCACAGGGAACTCCACCAACCCCACCAGAATCCAGCACCCCACGGCAGGTATCTACAAGAAAGAATGCAATCAGCAGGGAAAAGATTTCTTTTCCGTCGCCTCCGGTGGAGGAACAGGACAGACACTGCACCCCGACAATATTGCCGCCGGTCCTGCCTCCTATGATATGACCGACACCATGGGAAGGATGCACTCCAGCGCTCAGTTCGCCGGATCTTCCTCGGTTCCCGCACACGTAGAAATGATGGGACTCATCGGTATGGGTAACAACCCCATGGTCGGTGCCTCTGTCGCCGTCGCCGTTGCCGTCGAAAAAGCAATGGCCTAGGCCTTCAGCCTTACTGATATCTAAAACCACCGGGATAATCCCCGGAGGTTTTGTTTTTGCCGGTGATAAAAGCAGATTTTCAATCAGCGGTCCTGCACAGGCGGAAGCCAAGACTCCAGGTCATGTCGGTCGGGTTGCCGTCTTCACTGTAACCAACTTGCAGGTAGTATGCGCTAAGGTTCCAATACCCGCCTCGAATAAGCCGTTTCTGCTGAAACTCTTCAAAGCACCATTCAGCAACATTACCGCTCATGTCATATATCCCCAAGACATTGGCACTGTTTATTCCCAAGCTCTTTACTACTGCTTCATCAGAAGTCTCATTGTCCGCCCAGGCACCATCCCAGTATCGCCTATACATAGCAACAGCATCGTTAGCTGATTTTCCGGGATCGCCCCCGCTACCGCTATCATCATTATACAAAGTAGTCGCATTACTGGCCGAATTTCCTTTCGTCCATTTCGTCGTCATAGCATCAAAATCAGTGCCATATATTGTGCCAGTCACAACATTTGTCGTATCACTTCCCCGGTACCTTGCGGCATATTCCCACTCAGGATCTGAAGGCAAACGATACCCTGTATTGCTAGCAGTCTCTGTTGTTTCTTCGTCTAGCCAATCTGTATCAATGGTTGTGTAGACCACATTTGCAGTATTTCCGTCCCGCATTTCTGTCAGCCAATTACAAAACATGACAGCGCCGTACCAGCTGACATTGGTTACCGGATTGTTCTCATAACCGTCTTCAGCTGTGAAGGTCCCCTCTGATTCGTTGAAAATAACATGGCAATCAGTACTTCCAAGGTTCAATAGCAGCTGTCCACCGTGTTTTGCCATAGTCTCATCGAGGCCGTTATGATCAGCTATTGTGGTTGAAAATTGTTCATTATCATAAGCCCACTGAAAAACTGCAGCCATAACAGCACTCGTAACTTCAGTTTCTCCCATCCAGAACCTGGTGGTTAACGTTTTTGTCGTAATGTCCTCAGATGCGGTGGGGAAGGTTATACTAGTAGAACCGTTAGCGTAGATCATGGTCAGGTTCTGTGCAGACTCTGGCAAAGTCAATACACCGGTATCTCCAAGACTGGATGCACTGCCAAAGCCGGCACCTTCTGCCGCCGCAATTGCTATTGTTATGGTAACCGTATAGTCCTGAGTGCTGCTATCCTCTGCTGTTACGGTGTAGGTTACAGAAGAAGTAAAGTCGTTAGCCGTGGTTCCGCTTATTTGAGCCGTACCGCCCACGGCGATAGCTGTTCCACTTGCCGTAAATGTTGCCACAAGAGCGCTTACATCTGTTCCATACGGGACAGTTGCCGAAACAGTGGAGCCGCTGACAGTTCCTGCTACATCACTTAAAAGAGCAGCATTGCTTGCGGCTGTGAACCCGAAGGCGGTAAAGGCTTTTTCGTTGCCTGGTGTCGGGTCACTAAGAAGAGGGTCGCTTGCTGTTGAATCATTTGGTCCCGAGCAAGATACCAATAGAAGTACCGCTACGATTCCAATAACGATTGGGATATTACTTATTTTTTTCATGCTATGTATCCTCCAGACCAGAGAGAACTCTACTCAAATAGGATAAGGTCCATTTGCCGGACAACGCATCACCCGAAAGTACTAGAAAAGGAGTTTTTTCATATAAATCCCGATGTTTGACTAGCTAAAGGCCAAATTTAACAGTCCGTTATTGTACACGCACAGC
It encodes the following:
- a CDS encoding ABC transporter substrate-binding protein translates to MKKKFSFLMILMVLSSFLFAGGQSEAASPAESMASQGPVEIDFWSTQTQSDRQATIQVLIDTFEIMNPNVKINLIPVDENDMATQLNTAAAAGKLPALLESPAENQVAFGSQGLLNSEAVTDLINTVGKDQFYAGTLKLNETEISGTYYAAPYHGWVQGIWYRSDWFEEAGLNPPNTWEDILKAAQYFYQPDKNQYGILVGTKPEAYAEQCFTQFAMSNGAGLFDKDGNLVFNTPEMKEAIEYYAEVAKYNPPGPQTWRARDYYLQGRMAMFFYSTYIMDDLAIAEVAAGSLTSENFNDLAGTSFDPDLVENTRMASTISHTEDAGFGVVVSLSLPDQGDPAKTEAAKKFLRYLYTPNAYITWLHMAPGGMNPVLKDIAVNARFQNDPKGIFNHYGTEKMAEIIDGLDNIETFSIVDGNRIAAASSIYSQQIIPQMLYKITQEGMSVDKAMVWAEEEMRKLQ
- a CDS encoding carbohydrate ABC transporter permease, translating into MTTIFPSKKLGQKEKEILLGWGLVFPAVFVILSMILYPIIYNIYLSFFDVNLHEGNTFIGLENHKAVLIDPFFWKSVMTTVIYVFFTTIGTTLFGLIVAIAMNQEFPLRGLVRSLVLFPYVAPVISVVFAWQFIFDPVNGIVMDVLVERLGFLNERVNLIGSPSSAVWVAIVFSIWKNFPFTYLMILARLQGIDNNLFEAAEVDGASGWEKFRFITLPEIYFVTGSIILLRVIWNFNKFEEIYLLTTNVKVLSIYTYFKAFVGTMDMGQGAALALIQFILLIGFILIYVKKVLKW
- a CDS encoding carbohydrate ABC transporter permease: MVKKRSTLRSFGFFMLILFIVLFCIFPFFQMLSISLKYQWDWGNPSLIPTQVNTDAYKELLNIGQDLKNVPESILELLENTPDMSKNQKDTILAKYRNSGDVFPFLRFFMNSLILSGVAALISVIIAIFGAYAFSRLKFPGRATIQRGVLFVYMFGGILLLIPLYKVCVSLGFLATKSGTFSALLVIYMVQTLPVSLYMLANFFRTIPYSIEEAAMIEGASRMGTILRIIIPLSISAIVTVYIYSFMIAWNEYLFASVFLKGFKDLYTLPMGLRALFVSKNAVWDRIMAASVLTATPVIALFMFIQKNLAGGLSEGGVKE
- a CDS encoding glycosyl transferase family 1, with the translated sequence MNQKFRLAVVCGKLGDVDGVSLEVDKWIQVLTALGHEIYTIAGSYAANLTLVPEERRLTVPELCFDSEFQRSIELMMFPHIIPGNRSNQNEKKKKEILEDLDYRGAEAADGIHQFILEHKIDTLIAQNTNAMPMTLIGGMAVYKLASEYKMGVIFHHHDFWWERSRFSGNHMEDLLKEIMPPSDPSLEHVVISSYAAHNLRTIKRVNPHIIPNCEDFNNSPVKDEYNSSFRSDLGFSNDDILFLQPTRIIPRKRIEDSILLVSQFQKKYPELKDRIRFIISLYQGDELDDSYITGIQSLAEREEVRLELIAHRVASVRGVDKEGRKLYTNRDVLVNADFVTYLPIWEGFGNALLETVAARVPLVVATYLVYKTDIMNRGLECVEIRDDYDEKGSLIIPANSLQQIYQIIHDPGVRTMRTENSFNAMKKAFGMPVLEEKLSKILESYGDEIMASRRRLSKKNATFSV
- a CDS encoding class I SAM-dependent methyltransferase, which codes for MNKKVFNTDKLHKLNDPVRLNWLPPREIWTFLNLKNPKVLVDFGAGTGFFTSRMAVFAPEADIHAMDIQPEMIDYLQEHMPDTVSPMLLRGNTIPLADNSVDALWNIAVYHELEDRDIFLAEVFRILKPDGKLLIIDWEKEEPVLDAGPPLKNRISGKKIIEEVRDSGFREIRTMVTLNSHIGICGTKPQ
- a CDS encoding AzlC family ABC transporter permease, giving the protein MKNKSRTTEFMGGARGAIPLLLGTAPFGLIYGALAVTAGLSNAAAMAMSLFVFAGSAQFIAVGLVAAGAPVVIIIFTTLVVNLRHMLYSATLLPYLKTLPQRWRIPLAFWLTDEAFAVSVVRYRQEDDSPLKHWYQLGASLGMYFNWQFWCALGLILGSRIPDAASWGLDFAMPVTFIGMTIPFVKNKASLVCVITAGAVSLMTGFLPFKLGLILAALAGVAAGLLTERMVKIKTGLKENEA
- a CDS encoding AzlD domain-containing protein, with the protein product MSLQEAIMIAGMLAVTFLVRYVLLAMADHFQMPSLMERALYYVPPAVLTAIILPSVLLPQGRWDISWGNAYIFGSLAALGAGILMRKHTLMASIICGLFVFFLWRFLFS
- a CDS encoding N-acetyltransferase is translated as MKVRNLMEKDETALKEIIHLANPHSLNHPQPDLIYKRWGEYYFQNCRDHCFVVAEETRDRAVGVILCAPDTRSYQKDFNQNYYPSLQRDLDELDRRIPGILKEFELEYYRKKEAQVQDWLHPVLVRKIYREYPAHLHINIHPEYQRQGLGHLLVDQLLTHLKEQGISGLHLIVSSDNQKGISFYKKYGFRSLFEIRPRGKTGIIYGLKTTH
- a CDS encoding SUMF1/EgtB/PvdO family nonheme iron enzyme codes for the protein MKKISNIPIVIGIVAVLLLVSCSGPNDSTASDPLLSDPTPGNEKAFTAFGFTAASNAALLSDVAGTVSGSTVSATVPYGTDVSALVATFTASGTAIAVGGTAQISGTTANDFTSSVTYTVTAEDSSTQDYTVTITIAIAAAEGAGFGSASSLGDTGVLTLPESAQNLTMIYANGSTSITFPTASEDITTKTLTTRFWMGETEVTSAVMAAVFQWAYDNEQFSTTIADHNGLDETMAKHGGQLLLNLGSTDCHVIFNESEGTFTAEDGYENNPVTNVSWYGAVMFCNWLTEMRDGNTANVVYTTIDTDWLDEETTETASNTGYRLPSDPEWEYAARYRGSDTTNVVTGTIYGTDFDAMTTKWTKGNSASNATTLYNDDSGSGGDPGKSANDAVAMYRRYWDGAWADNETSDEAVVKSLGINSANVLGIYDMSGNVAEWCFEEFQQKRLIRGGYWNLSAYYLQVGYSEDGNPTDMTWSLGFRLCRTAD